The genomic interval TAAACCATCTTTCTCATTATTAAACTTTATAGCATTGGAAATAAGGTTAATAAAAACATAGGGGAGTAAATCAACATCTGCACAAACTAATAATTTTCTATGGCAATTTATCTCAATTTTAATTCCCTTTCTTTCAATTTCATCTTTGAATCTCTGGATAATATCCATGAACATCCTGCATATATCAACTGCGACAGGCTCTATCTTATACTCTGAATCAACCCTGGTCATTACAAGAATATTATCAAATAACTGGCTTAATATCTTTCCGTTTCTCTGAATTGTATTTACTATTTTATGGTACAACTCTTTATTCTCTTTCACCTCTGGTTTAGTTAAAAGCTCTGAGTAGGAAATTATTTTTGTCATAGGTGTTCTAATCTCGTGTGCAATAAGATCAAGCACCTCACTCTTATAAGTATTAGCTTTTTTAAGTTTTAAACTCTTTAACTCCAATTCTTTTATAACCCTGTCATATTTTTCCGATAATGCTTTAATTTCCTCTTTTAGTTTTTCCTCACTTTTAGCAAGTTTCCCTACCATTGAGTTAAAACTATTTGACAGATCTCCTATCTCATTGTCATAGTTAATATTAACTTTTACATTGAAGTTTCCTGACTCAATTTCTTTTGCTGCATCCTTAATTAAAAGAACAGGTTTTATAACATAAAAATAAACAAGAAGAATTATAGAGAAAATTACTGCTATATAGAGCAAGGTTATCGAAGAAGTCAGAAAAAAACTGCTTTTGTAAACATAATTTTCTAAATCCTCAACTGGTATTGTAATTGATATTCCACCTCTGAAATCACCTACTTTATAACCTTGATAACTATGGCACTTTAAACAGGTTTTCTTTATATACAAAGGCGCCATATACCTGAAAAAAACCTTTCCACTTTTATCTGTTTTAAAAGAATAAACCTCTTTGCTACCTTTTTTAAAAAAAGCAATCGCTTTTTTTTCAAATTCATCAGGTTTGTTTTCTGGATTTATTAATTTATCACTTGTTATGTGGAAAGAGAAATTAGAGTAATTGTTTGCATAATTGGATAATTCCTTGGTTACAATTGCAGGGACAGGCTTTACCTCATCTCTTCTGTCTGCAACCCATTGTCTTGTCAAAACAAGCATATTAAATAAGGTTTTTGCCCTTGTTTTTGCAATATTTAAAAGCATTTCCTCCTGAAAATTTTTGAAAATAGAAAATAGAAAGATTGAAAGCACCAGAATTATTACTGAAAGAAAAACTGTTAATCTTAAAATTAATTTCATTTTTTTGCCCTGTAACCTACACCTGGTATTGTCTGAATATATACAGGATTTGCAGGATTGTCTTCAATCTTTTTTCTTAAATGGTTTATGTGTACATCAATAGCCCTTGACCATCTATAAAGGGATTTTTCTCCCCAAAGAGTCTCAACAATATCTTCCCTCTGAAAAGTTTTCCCTCTGTTTTTGGCAAAAAACAATATTAGATCAAACTCTTTTGGGGTAAGAGCAATTTCTTTTCCTTTTTTCAAAACTTTTCTTCCCAAAGGATTTATTTCAAGCTCCCCCCATCGGATTCTTTTTTGCAAATCTTCCTTATTCTCAGACAGAAATCTCTTTTTGCTCCTTCTTAAAACACTTTTTATTCTGGCAACCAACTCAACAGTTTCAAAAGGTTTTACAATATAATCATCCGCCCCATATTCAAGACAAAGCACCTTTGTTGCAACATTATCTTTTGCAGAAACAACAATAACCGGAATATCATAGTTTTCGCAGACAAATTTGCACAAATGCTCACCGTCAATATCAGGAAGCCCTAAATCAAGTAATATCAAACTATATTTTTCTCTTTCAAGCATATTTTTAAAGTCAATGCCTCTTTCCGCAATATCGATTTCAAAACCTTCCATCGTTAAAATAAGGTTAAAAATCTCCAACAACTCTTTATCATCTTCACATATAAGAATCTTCACTTTTTCCATACAGTAAAATTTATCATTAAAAAAAAGTAATGTAAAGATAGCTTAACAAAATTTACACACTTTAACACCCTATTTACATAATTAACTTTAAACTTAAATTAACGGAAAGGAGGTGAGTTTATTTTGGATGAAAAAAAAGGGTTAATAAAAAAAATTAAATCATTTTTTAAAGACAGGATCTTTGTAAAAGGATTAATTGTGGGGGTTATATTTGCCACCGTTTTCATAATCTTTCAAATAGGAATAATTGAACACACCTCAACACCTGAATTCTGTGCCAGTTGTCATTCAATGGAAGTTTTTCATGTAGCATGGGAAGAGGGGGTACACGGTACAGGGAAAAAAGGTATTGTTGTGGCAAGGTGCGTTGACTGTCATCTTCCCCACGACAATTTAGTGCATTATCTATGGGCTAAAGGTGTTTCTGGTACAAAGGATACTGTTGCCACAATATTCGGTTACCAGCCTGACTGGATCAAAAACCTTGAAAGAAGGGAAGAGTTTACCTATGAGTCAGGTTGCAAAAAGTGCCATGTAAATTTAGTTGCTCCGGGAATTCCCATCAAAGCATTTAAAGCCCACAGACAGTATGAATTAGGGGAGACAAATAAAACCTGTATATCCTGCCATCAGGATGTGGGGCACGGTGACTTAAAACTTAAACTCTCAAATAAAATTGTTAACAAGGAGGCTTTATGAGAAAAGGTGTCTTAATTCTGGTATTATTCGCATTTACTGCCCTTTTTGCCTACGGGGAGAATAATGCGACAAAAGGTAACAACTATCCAAACCTTTCAAAAGCGGATCTAAAAATTAAGAGAGGTTATTCAAAAGAAGCGTTGAAGTGTATTCAATGCCACTCTGAAAAGACACCAGGGATAGTTGCAGACTGGAAAGACGGAAGAATGGCTCATGCAGGGGTTTCCTGTTATGACTGCCATGTTGTTAAAAAGTCAAACCCCATGGCATCTCAATGTCCTGGAGTTAAGGGGACAAACATTTACATCTCTCCAATGGTGTCATCAAAAACCTGTCAAAAATGCCATCCAACTGAAGTTGAACAATTCCTTAAAAGTGGACATGCCAAATTAGCCGCTGCTCCAGTGGTTGACAAAGCAAAGTTTCAAAAACTTATGTACCATTTTGAAGGTGGAGAATTTATGGGTGTAAAAAAGGGAATAGGGAAAAATACTGCTACAAGGCGTTCCGGCTGTCAGATGTGCCACGGAACAAAGGTTGAGGTTAAAAACGGAAAACCAATAAACGGCACATGGCCTGCCGGTGTAGGAACAAGATACCCTGATGGAGGCATAGGAAACTGCTCTGTTTGCCATACAAGGCACAGATTCTCCATTGAAGAGGCAAGGAAGCCAGAAGCGTGCGCATCCTGCCACTTAGGCCCCGACCATCCAAATATAGAGATTTATCTCGAGAGCAAGCACGGTCAGATGTATTTAACAGATGGTGAAAAGTGGAATTGGGATTCAGCCCCTGATGCGTGGGAGCCTGGAGATTATAGAGCACCAACATGTGCAACCTGCCATATGAGCGGAATTGGAGAGTTAAGCACAACTCACAATGTTAACGAAAGGTTGCACTGGGATTTGATGCATAAAAAGAGTGTTGTAAGAAGCGGAGAAAGAGGAAACGGGAAAAAAGGAAGACCTTTAATGAAAAAGGTTTGTCAGAATTGCCACTCAAAAACTCAGACAGATGCAACATTTGAAACTCTTGATGATTCAGTTGCTCTTTACAATGAATATTTTGAAAAAGCAGATAAAATGTTAAAAGACTTAAAGGCAAAAGGCTTACTTAAAAAAGACCCATGGTCAGATTCTTTCCAGGAACTTTACTACTTCTTATGGCACCATGTTGGAAGAAGGGCAAGAATGGGAGCAGCAATGAATGGGCCTGATTACGCCCACTGGCATGGATTCTTCCAGTTATTCCAGGTATTCAAAGATATGCAGGAGATTTATAATTACAGAATTAAGCATAACAAGATTGAAGAAGTTTCATTTGTAATGTCAAGTGCACCTTTATGATACCGTAAAAAGGGGGGAATCCCCCCTTTTTTATTTAAAAAAAATCAAGGAGGAAGCCAGAAATGAAAAAATACCTATTATCCATTATTTCAATTTTATTAATGTTTACATTTATTCCCGCATTTGCAGGTGGTTTTCTTGACTCAATAAAAGACGGCAAGGCAACACTTGAACTAAGGTTCAGTTTTGAATACTCAGATTTAGACGACCCTGCAGATTTAGACAGTGCAAAAGGGCTTAACTTACGAACAAGATTAGGCTTTAAAACAGCAGATTACAACGGTTTTTCAATGTTTTTACAGATGCACAACCTTTCTCAAATAGTTGATGATTACAGATGGCCTGGCGGTGGAGACCCAGCATACGATGTTATTGCTGACCCTGATGGCTCAAGGGTGCATCAATTCTTTTTCACCTACAAATTTAACAATATTTTCTCAATTAAAGCTGGAAGACAGGAGATTATTTTTGATGACGCAAGGTTAATAGGCAATGTAGGCTGGAGGCAGAATGGCCAGTCTTTTGACGGAGCGGTACTTGCTGTAAATACTGATAGAAATAATTTAAGTTTCGCATACATTTACAGGGTAAATACAATTCTTCTAACCCATGTTGATCTTGATGGGCTTTATGCAGTACACGATACATTTAAGGTTAACAAAAATATGAAGATTACAGCATTTGCCTACCTGCTTGACACAGAAAGCGACTCCCCTGATTCAAGAGACAGTGGCACATACGGATTAAGGTTTTTAGGTTCAATCAACAATTTCAACTACGACTTAACATACGCTATCCAGAATGATTTTGCTGATGGTGAAAATCATGGCGGAGATATGGTTAACGCCTTTATTGAATACAAGTTTGAAAATTTTGCACTTGGAGTAGGTTGCAATTTAATCTCTGGACAGGATGGAAACGACAGGCCATTTGACACCCTTTTCTCAACCGCCCATAAGTTTAATGGTTGGGCAGACCAGTTTTTAGGAACAAATGGTGGAAAGCTTGTTAATGGACTTGACGATTACTTTGTCCAGTTTTCAACAAAAATCTATCAACACAAACTTGTAATTGTTTACCACAGCTTTGATACAAATGAAAATGTAACATATGGGGAAAAGTACGGAGATGAACTTGACATTCTGGTTGTTAGAAAAATCAATAAAAATTTAAGTTGCCTTGCTAAAGCTGCATTTTACAATGCAAAAAATTACGAAAATAACCCGACACTGGATGAAAAAGTTGTCTGGTTCAGGGTGATGTATAAGTTTTAACAATCCACAATTATTTTTTCACATAGGCGGGGGTTACCCGCCTTTTTTGTTTTCCGAAAACACAAAAAAGAAAATCTTCGTATAAAATAAAGTAAGTTTTTTTAGGAGGGAAAAATGAATGAAGGATATGTTTGTCCAAAATGCGGAAACAGGGAATACAAAAAGGGTGAAATGAGAGCAACAGGCGGCTTTTTCAGTAAAATTTTTGATGTACAAAATAAAAGGTTTACAACCATCAGTTGTACAGTTTGCGGGTACACTGAATTTTACGCAAAAGATTCAAGCACTCTGGGCAATATTTTCGACTTCTTTACAAATTAATTTGTTGGAAAATTTTTCCTTAATCTAAAATCCAGCATTCAAAATTCAAAATTTTTTATTAGAAGATGTTAGATTTTGGTTGATGAATTATGGATTAAGGTAAAAATCCTTTTATTTAAAGAAATCATGCCTCAATCCAGAATCCAACATCAAGAATCCAAAATTCTATGTAATAGGATTGTCTTTCGCAAAAATCTTAAGCCTCTCTTCAAGTATGGGCATTTCCTCCATTTGAATAAGGGAAGTGCAGGCCCTTATTCCCTCTTTTCTCTCGCTTCCTGCAATTATCAGAGAAATTGCACTTATTCCGTGAATTAACAACTCTTCAAGTAACTTTTCAGCATCCATCCCAGGATAGGACAGGGTAAAGTAAAATCCATCAGCAATAGGCTTGTCAAGATCTTTATCGTAAACAATTTTAAATCCGTACTTTGTAAACAACTTTTTCATAATCTTTGCCTTTTCTCCATAAGGCTTAACATATTCAACAAAGTTTACCCTGCCGTCGTTTGCCGCTTTAAGCATTGCAGCAAGTGCATACTGTGCCGAGTGAGAGGTGCCTGAAGAAAGGGAGTAAACAGCACCGAAAATTAAAGCATCTCCTAATTTTTCTGAAGTGTAATACCTTAAAAGCCCTTTTTCCCTTCTATCCCACAACTTGTCTGAAACAACAATCATTGCAATTCTCTCCCCTGCATAGGAGAAAAACTTTGAAGAAGAGATAAGAAGCACATAGTTATCTGTATACTTTGCAACTGTTGGCTGATATGGAGGTTCTCCAGGCTTTGAGTAATCTTTTCTGAAGTCCATTCCAAAATATGCAAGGTCTTCAATAACAATAACATCGTATTCATTTGCAAGCCTGCCAATAATTTCAAGCTCTTCCTCTGTAAATGTAATCCAGGTTGGATTGTTTGGATTTGAATACAAAATTGAGGAAACCTTCCCGGTATCAAGGAATTCCCTCAACTTTGCCTCTAACTTTTTCCCCCTGTAATTGTAAACATCAAAACTCATATAATCGTGGCCTAAAACCTTGCACTGCTGTTTTTGAACTGGAAACCCCGGGTCAATGAAAAGCGTGCCTTCCCTGTCCGGCCACATCCTGTTTATTGTCATAAAGCAAACAAAAGCCCCCATCATTGAACCAACAGTTGGAACGCAATGCTCAGCGTCAACATCTATGTTTAAGAAAAGTTTTACAAACCTTGAAATCTCTCTTTTTAATTCAGGAACACCCTGAATATCTGGATAGATTGCAGCAACCCCTTTTTTTAAAGCATCAATCTGTGCTTCAACCCCTTCTTTCAAAGGTGGAAGGCCTGGAATTCCCATTTCCATTCTTATAAACTTTTCTCCAGTATCCCTTTCAAGTATGTCTGCAAGCTTTTTTATTTCCCTGATTGAAGCGGTTGAAAGGCTGTTTATTGAACTTTCACTTAATCTTTTTTTAAAAAGTTCTCTATCAATTGGTATAGCCACAATCTCCTCCCCTTACTTTTTTCAAAAACCCATTCTTTTTTTAACACAAAATTATTATTTTTAAAGGAAAAGTTTATTTTTAGAGTAAATTATCCCTCAAATCCCAACTCTTTAGCACACTCTGTTAAAGCTGTAATAACATTTTGAATGTGCTCCTCAAGGGGGATTCCCAATTCCTCTGCCCCCTGTTTTATTTCATCCCTGTTTACCTGTCTTGCGAAAGCCTTATCCTTCATCTTCTTTTTAACCGATTTAACCTTTACATCACCAATAAGTTTTGAAGGCCTTACAAGGGCAACTGCAATTACAAAACCGCTTAATTCATCAACAGCAAAGAGTGTTTTTGCCATTAAAGTTTTTCTTTCAACCCCTGTGTATGACGCATGGCCTAAAACAGCCTCAACAAACTCTTTGTCAAACCCCTCTTTTTCAAGTATCTCTGCTCCTCGATACGGATGGTTTTCTGCGTCAGGGTATTTTTCATAATCAAAATCGTGTAATAATCCGCAGGCATACCACCTGTCTTCATCTTCCCCAAACTTTCTTGCATACCATTTCATTGAACAGGCAACCGCTTTAAGATGCTTTTTCAATGAATCGCTTTTTACATACTCATTTACAAGTTTTTCAGCCTTTTCAACTATGTTTTCCATTTTACCCCCCTATTCAACAGGCTCAAACTTTGCTGTAAAGTGCCTTAAAAATGGAGGCTCCCAGGTAATCTTCATCCCCTTTGCATTCTCTCTGTCTTTAAAGGTTTCAATAATCTTTTCAATAGCGTAATCAAAATGGCTTTGGGTATAAACCCTTCTTGGAAAGGCAAGCCTTACCAATTCCATTGGTGCTGGAATCTCCTCTCCAGTTTCTTTATCCTTTTTCCCAAACATTACGCTGCCAATCTCCACACCCCTAATACCGCCTTTTTTATACAATTCGCAAACAAGAGTCTGGCCTGGAAACTGTGACGGTGGAATGTGAGGATAAAATGCCTTTGCGTCAATGTAAACAGCGTGTCCCCCTGTTGGCCTTATTATGCTTATTCCTGCATCAAGCAATCTCTCACCCATATACTCTGCAGTTCTCAGCCTGTATTTCAGATAATCCTCGTTTAAAACCTCTTCAAGACCAACTGCAAGTGCTTCAAGGTCTCTACCTGCGAGCCCACCGTAGGAAGGAAAGCCTTCGGTTAGTATAAGCAAAGTCCTTGCTTTCATTGCAAGTTCATCGTCATTCATTGCAAGAAAACCGCCTATATTTACAAGCCCGTCCTTCTTTGCACTCATTGTGCATCCGTCTGCATAAGAGAAAATCTCCTGAGCAATTTCAAGGACTGATTTATTTTCATACCCTTTTTCCCTTAACTTGATAAAGTATGCGTTTTCAGCGAAACGGCAGGCGTCTATGAAGAACGGCATATTATATTTGTGGAGAAGCCTTGATACCTCTCTAATATTTTCCATTGAAACAGGCTGGCCACCACCTGAGTTATTTGTAATTGTAACCATTCCAAGGGGGATTCTGTCGTGGTATTTTTCAAGCAACTCTTCTAACTTTTCTAAATCCATATTGCCTTTAAATGGATGCTCCAATTCTGGAATTTTCCCCTCAGGTATTACTAAGTCAACTGCTTCTGCATCGTTGAACTCAATATTCGCCCTTGTTGTATCAAAGTGGGTATTGTTGGGAACAATATCTCCCTTTTGCACCATAATTGAAAAAAGAATTCTCTCTGCAGCCCTTCCCTGATGTGTGGGGATTATGTGCTTAAAACCTGTTATTTTTTTTACAACTGATTCAAACCTGAAAAAGCTTCTGCTTCCCGCATAGGACTCATCCCCCTGCATTAAAGCACCCCATTGCCTGTCACTCATTGCCCCTGTACCGGAGTCTGTAAGAAAATCTATCAATATATCGTCTGACTTAATTAAAAAAGGATTATAGTGCGCATTCTTTAATATCTCAACCCTCTCTTCCTCTGTTGTCTGTCTTATTGGTTCAACAACCTTAATTCTGAAAGGCTCAATTATAATGCTCATTCAATTTCCCCCCTATTTTTCTTTTTTGCGTATCGGTACTGTTTTACAAAATCCTTAATTCTGTAATAAAGGTGTGTTTCAGTCAGTTTTAACTCGTCCAGCAACTCTTCCGGGCTTCCCTGATGAACAATTCTGTCTGGAATTCCAAGCCTTAAAGCAGGCACAAGAATGTTGTTATCCTGAAGCAATTCAAGAACCGCACTCCCAAAACCGCCATTTAAAATTCCCTCTTCTGCTGTTACAACCACTCCACACTCTTCGGCAGATTTTAAAATCTCGCTTTCATCAAGTGGCTTAATAAACCTTGCGTCAACAACTTTTACAAATATGCCGTCCTGTTCAAGTTTATCTGCAACCCTCTTTGCCTTCCATACCATTGAGCCAATAGCAAAGATAACCGCATCATCTCCATCTTTTAAAACCCTGCTTTTTCCTATCTTTATCTCTTTTAATTCTTTATCTAAATTAACTCCCTCTGCACTTCCCCTCGGATACCTGATTGAACAGGGGAAGGAAAGCTTGCTTGCTGTATAAAGCATATGTCTTAATTCATTTTCATCTGCTGGTGCCATCATAACAATATTTGGTAAAGGCCTTAAATAGGCAATATCATAAAGCCCGTGGTGTGTTTCCCCGTCAGCGCCAACAACACCACCTCTATCCATACAGAAAACAACAGGAAGGTTCATTAAGCAAACATCGTGTATCACCTGGTCGTAAGCCCTTTGCAAAAATGTTGAGTAAATTGCAACAAACGGCTTTTTACCTTTAATTGCAAGCCCCCCTGCCATTGTTACAGCGTGTTGCTCTGCAATTCCAACATCAAAAAACCTTTCAGGGAATTTTTTTGCAAATTCAGTTAAGCCTGTGCCAGAGGGCATTGCAGCAGTAATTGCCACTATATCTGGATTTTTTTCAGCAAGCTCAATAATTGTTTTTCCAAAAACAGAAGTGTAGCTTGGAGTACCCTTTGATGATTTGTAAACCTCACCAGTCTCCCTGTCAAAGGGGGAAATACCGTGCCATTTTTCAGGCATCTTTTCAGAAAACTTATACCCTTTCCCCTTTTTTGTTTTTATGTGAATTAAAACAGGGTCGTCGTAATCTTTATACTTTTCAAAAACCTCAATTAATTTTTCAATATCGTGTCCGTCAACAGGCCCAACATACTTAAAACCCAACTCTTCAAAAAGCATTCCAGGAACAAAAAGCCTCTTTATTGTCTCTTCCATCCCCTTTGCCATCTTAATCATTGGAGTGCCTATTGTCCCCATTGACTTTAAAATGTGTTCAATCCTGTCTCTCATCCTCTTGTAAAACTGGCCTGAAAGAATCTGGTTAAGGTATCCGTTTAAAGCGCCAACATTAGGGGCAATAGACATATCATTGTCGTTTAAAATAACCATCATCTTTTTCTTTAAATGCCCTGCCTGATTCATTCCTTCAAAAGCAAGCCCTGCAGTTAGAGAGCCATCCCCTATAAATGCAATAACCTGATAATCTTCATTGTTTAAATCCCTTGCAATAGCCATTCCAAGGGCGGCAGAAATAGAGGTTGAAGAATGTCCTGTATTAAAATGGTCGTACTCGCTTTCTGTAATCTTTGGAAAACCGGAAAGCCCGTTAAACTTCCTTAAAGTATGAAATCTATCTTTTCTCCCGGTTAATATTTTATGAACATAAGCCTGATGCCCCACATCCCAGACAATTCTGTCTTTCTTAAAATCAAAAACATAGTGAAGGGCAATGGTTGCTTCAACAACCCCTAAAGATGATGCAAGATGCCCCCCTGTTTTTGAAACAGAGTCAATTATAAACTCCCTTATCTCCTTTGCCAGAGTTTCAAGCTCTTTCTTATCAATCTTTTTTAAATCATAAGGAGAATTTATCCTCTCAATGTAAGCCATAGCACACTCCAGAAATGTTTTTTCATTCCTATAATATCACAATAAAATTTAAATTGTATTTGCAAAGCGTTATAACTAAAACAGGATAAAATCTGTTTTCATTGTGAGTTTAATAAAGTAAAAGGGGACGGAATTAAAAATAATTTTTACCAAAAGGTAGGCGTAATTAGATGCCAGAATTCGGCAGGCATCCGTCCCCCCAATTAATTTAATTTTAACACTATAATAAAACAAAGCAAAAAAACTCTACTGTAAAATTTTTGGAACAATTAAATACACATAAATATAATAACCGCCTACTCCAACAAAAATAACCCCTGTTGCTCTCCGAAACCATTTTTCAAGCTGTGTTATTTTATTAAACGCCTTGCCAACACTCTTTGCCCCAAAAGCAATGCCTATTGCAAAAATAAGAACAGGCAGAGCCGTCCCTATTCCAAATGCTGCGGGAAAAATAACTCCTGAGTTAAATTTTGCTGCAAGGGGAATAAGGCTTCCAAAAAACAACGCCGCAGAAATTGGACAAAACGACAATGCAAAAAGTGCACCTAAAAGTAATGCCCCTATTCTTCCCATTTTCACAAGTTTTTTAGAGGATTTTTGAAGAAAATCCCCACCAAATGCAGGAAGAGAAATTATGTCCAGTAATAAAAATCCGGCAAAAATTAGGATAAAACCCAACACCTCATTTATACGCTGTTGCAAAAAGGTCGCCACATCAAAAACTGCAAGAATGCTTGAAACAAGGAGAACCCCAAGTACTGTATAGCTTATTGTACGGCCAAGTGTGTAAAGTAAACCGTTAATTGCTGTTTTAATCGGGGAATCTATATCCTGGCTGATATATGATACTGCAGCAATATTGGTAGCAAGGGGACAGGGGCTAATTGATGTTAGAATCCCAAACCAGAAAGCAGTTGCAACTGCTACAACCATACTGCTAATCATTAACTCATTCCTTCATAAAGTTTTTTACAGAGTTAACTATATAGTTTTCAAACTCATAAGGCTCATAGACAACTTGCCATACCTTTTGAAGGATTTTATACCTTACAACCTTTCCATTCTTAATTTTGGCTAATACAAGGGATTTTGTATAAAGCTTGAACTCCTTGATAAAATGCTTATTTTCAGGCTTATCCACATCAACTGGCTTCCAGGCAAGAACACCTTTTTTCAATTCTTTTTTAAAATGCTCTTTAACCACAA from Thermotomaculum hydrothermale carries:
- the dxs gene encoding 1-deoxy-D-xylulose-5-phosphate synthase, which gives rise to MAYIERINSPYDLKKIDKKELETLAKEIREFIIDSVSKTGGHLASSLGVVEATIALHYVFDFKKDRIVWDVGHQAYVHKILTGRKDRFHTLRKFNGLSGFPKITESEYDHFNTGHSSTSISAALGMAIARDLNNEDYQVIAFIGDGSLTAGLAFEGMNQAGHLKKKMMVILNDNDMSIAPNVGALNGYLNQILSGQFYKRMRDRIEHILKSMGTIGTPMIKMAKGMEETIKRLFVPGMLFEELGFKYVGPVDGHDIEKLIEVFEKYKDYDDPVLIHIKTKKGKGYKFSEKMPEKWHGISPFDRETGEVYKSSKGTPSYTSVFGKTIIELAEKNPDIVAITAAMPSGTGLTEFAKKFPERFFDVGIAEQHAVTMAGGLAIKGKKPFVAIYSTFLQRAYDQVIHDVCLMNLPVVFCMDRGGVVGADGETHHGLYDIAYLRPLPNIVMMAPADENELRHMLYTASKLSFPCSIRYPRGSAEGVNLDKELKEIKIGKSRVLKDGDDAVIFAIGSMVWKAKRVADKLEQDGIFVKVVDARFIKPLDESEILKSAEECGVVVTAEEGILNGGFGSAVLELLQDNNILVPALRLGIPDRIVHQGSPEELLDELKLTETHLYYRIKDFVKQYRYAKKKNRGEIE
- a CDS encoding aromatic aminobenezylarsenical efflux permease ArsG family transporter codes for the protein MISSMVVAVATAFWFGILTSISPCPLATNIAAVSYISQDIDSPIKTAINGLLYTLGRTISYTVLGVLLVSSILAVFDVATFLQQRINEVLGFILIFAGFLLLDIISLPAFGGDFLQKSSKKLVKMGRIGALLLGALFALSFCPISAALFFGSLIPLAAKFNSGVIFPAAFGIGTALPVLIFAIGIAFGAKSVGKAFNKITQLEKWFRRATGVIFVGVGGYYIYVYLIVPKILQ
- a CDS encoding nitrophenyl compound nitroreductase subunit ArsF family protein, which encodes MKKIFVMVMVVLTAFSFALAKGTIKGASSSVKKHSFVLYYFYSYPRCSTCKAIEANADFVVKEHFKKELKKGVLAWKPVDVDKPENKHFIKEFKLYTKSLVLAKIKNGKVVRYKILQKVWQVVYEPYEFENYIVNSVKNFMKE